From a single Natronorubrum tibetense GA33 genomic region:
- a CDS encoding DUF63 family protein: MVLPEGFVLPPWYLLVPILVVLAGVIALLWALEPPVTDRTVLAFVPWMLFGSALHVLHRLEAYPDQFETLFATPTVYLVTAIIAGGSWIIGIFLYAGGLQSTIERFVGVAGTAFFAVFTMVILNIGWEEGTFELFWPVISVVIAGIVTAVAWIALSLWFTDVAATTSATGALVVFGHTLDGVSTAIGYDVLGAAEDVPLSRLILEAGESLPTVEYIGAGWLFILVKVVLALVIVGLFKEWVEEQPQQARTVLALVAAVGLGPGVHNVLQFIVT, translated from the coding sequence ATGGTATTACCCGAGGGGTTCGTGCTCCCGCCGTGGTACCTCCTCGTTCCGATTCTCGTGGTACTGGCGGGGGTCATCGCACTGCTGTGGGCGCTCGAGCCGCCGGTGACCGACCGGACGGTGCTGGCGTTCGTCCCGTGGATGTTGTTCGGCTCGGCCTTGCACGTCCTTCACCGACTCGAGGCGTATCCGGACCAATTCGAAACGCTGTTCGCGACGCCGACCGTCTATCTCGTGACGGCGATCATCGCCGGCGGCAGTTGGATCATCGGGATCTTCCTCTACGCGGGCGGGTTGCAGTCGACGATCGAGCGGTTCGTCGGCGTCGCCGGAACGGCGTTTTTCGCCGTCTTCACGATGGTCATCCTCAACATCGGCTGGGAGGAGGGGACGTTCGAACTGTTCTGGCCCGTCATTAGCGTCGTCATCGCCGGAATCGTCACCGCAGTCGCCTGGATCGCGCTCAGCCTCTGGTTCACCGACGTCGCCGCGACGACGAGCGCCACCGGCGCGCTTGTCGTCTTCGGACACACCTTAGACGGCGTCTCGACGGCGATCGGCTACGACGTCCTCGGCGCGGCCGAAGACGTGCCGCTCTCGCGGCTGATCCTCGAGGCCGGCGAGTCGCTGCCAACCGTCGAGTACATCGGCGCCGGCTGGCTGTTCATCCTCGTGAAGGTCGTCTTGGCGCTGGTAATCGTCGGCCTGTTCAAAGAATGGGTCGAGGAGCAACCACAGCAGGCGCGGACGGTGCTCGCACTGGTCGCCGCGGTCGGACTCGGCCCGGGCGTTCACAACGTCTTGCAGTTTATCGTCACCTAG